The Bacillus sp. E(2018) genome includes the window TTCAATAGAAGATAAGATTGTTCTGAAGGATTCTCCTGAAGACTGAGCAAGTGAGATTCCAAGTACCAACTCTTTATTTCCAAGTTCCATCGATTGTACAGCTTCCTTTGTATCCACTTGAATGGAGTGGATCAACTGACTGATTTGATTAGCAGAGGCAGCAGATTGTTCTGCTAATTTTCGAACCTCGTCTGCAACTACCGCAAAGCCTCTACCGTGTTCTCCTGCTCTTGCAGCTTCAATCGCAGCATTTAAGGCAAGCAGGTTCGTTTGAGAAGAAATGTTTGTTATGACATCTACGATTTGATCAATCTCTAATGATCTTACTCCTAAGCTCTGTATGGCTTTACCGGTTTGCTGTATGGATTGTTCAATGGTTTCCATTTGTTTAACCATGTTGTCCATCGATTGATTACCTTCATATGCCAGCTGAAGTGAGTTCTGTGAAGTAGTCGATACGGTTAATGCACTCGATGCGATTTGTTGAATGCCGGCACTCATCTCACTTATGACGAGTGAACTCTCCCCAACATTTTTCACTTGATGATCAGACCCGCTTGCCATCTCTTGTATGCTTCCTGCGATTTGTTGAGTAGCTTCACTATTTTGTTCAGCACTTGCTAATAGTTGTTCGGAACTTGCAGCGACCATCTGTGAACTTCCTTTAATCTGGGTGATGAGAAGAATTAAATTACTTTTCATCTGTTCAAATGAACGAGCAAGGTCACCGATCTCGTCTCTGCTTTTTACTGAAAGGGTCTCACCTGTTAAATCACCGTTTGAGATAAGTCCAGCTTGTTGAGAAAGTAGAAGGAGTGGTTTGGAAATTAGGTAAGAGATATACAGTGCTACTCCTAAACCAAGCAATACGGCAATGATAGAGAACAAAGTAACGAATTTTGCTCCATCTTTAAATAGATCTACGGAAGTTTTTGTGGCCAATGCTGCTCCTTTTTCATTAATTTCTATTAAGGATCTTAGATGGTCATCAGCTGAAGCCCATCCTGTATGCATTTCTAATTGAAGCTTGTTTGCAAGAGTAATGTTATCTGCACTTTTAGCTTGTAAAACTGCTGGAATACCCTCTATGTAGGCGTTTATATCTGCTGAAAAGGCGTCATATACCCCTTGTTCTTTATTGCTATCAATAAGGGGTGCATATTTTCCGCTTCTTTCATTCATTTCTAAAACGGTCTCATCTATTCTGCCTGTTAGACGTTCAATTTCAGATTTTTCATCAGTAAGGATAAGTTTAAGAAGAATCCGTTGAATATCTGAAATATTTCCATTCATTCCTCCAAGGTAGACGAGACTTGGTGTCCAAACTTCATTTATTTCTTCCGCTTTTTTACCCATACCATCCATTTTAATAAATGCGACAACACTGATTGTAATTAACAGACTCAGTATGACTAAAAAGCTACTGATCAGTTTAGCGCGAATGTTGAATTTCATTTTCTTCACTCCCTATTGGATGATTTGTTGTTTCATTTTTTAAGGCCGAAGCTTCTGAAATCAACAATTGATCTACATTGATTAATGTTATTAATCTGTTTTCTAACTTGGATATGCCTGAAAGGTAGGAAGGGATGTTTTTATCAGTGATGGTGTTCATTTGAATAGAATCGTGGGGTATATCGAGCACATCTGTCGCTTCATCGACTACTAATGCAAATGGTTTTTCTTCGAATTTGACAACAATGTACCTTTGCGATGAATATTCATGAGGAATTAATTCTGAATCTGAAAATAAGAGGGTGCTTAGGTTAATGACCGGAGTTATTGTGCCACGTAGGTTTATTACACCTTGAACGTGCTTTGGCATAGCTGGTACGACGGTAACTCGCTGTGTTTTCTCAATCGATAATATTTGCTCTACATGAAACGCAAATTCCTCACTGCCGATTTTAAACGCAACAGCTTTAAACTCGTCGAAAGCATCTTTCAAATTCATCACCCTTTATCTTATATTTGTAGCTGATAGTCAGAGATTCAATCATCAGACTTTTATACTACAAATTAAATATCGTCTAATTAAAACATTTATGAATTAAATATATAGGAAAGGTAGGAATTAACTAATTGAAATGGGACTTTTATGCTATAAGAGTAAAAACAGAAAGCAAAAAAAATACACTTTCTCTTTTAAGAAAAAGTGTACCTAAATGGAATCTTATTTATATTTCTCTTCTGAGGACGAAGAATCTTTCGTACCTTTCTTGTCCTTTTCTTCACGCTTTTCTTGCTTAAGATCTTCTAAGGGAATGGAATCTACATTTTGTTCACTTTCAAATTTATCAAACAAACTTTGTTGGTCAGTCTTGTATTGTTCAGGATTGTCCATTTTGCCTCTTTGTTTCTTTTTCACATCAGCCATAATAAATCACTCCTGTCGTATTTGTATATCCATTCCTTTTTCATAGTTTTGTTAAACAAAATCTCCTCAAGACGACAATTTTCGTATAAAATAGATAGGTGTTTTTATTTCCATATCTTAGAAAGAAGCTTGTAGATTACATAGTTTATCAAAATGACGATGAAAGTACCGAACATCCCCGCTAGAATTCGGTCACTAACTGTGAGTTCCATAGCATCTTCAGTCATAACGCCGAATATAATGCTAGTGATCATCAGTATAGCTAATACTATGGAAAGAATTTTTAAGGTTCGAATCTGTTTCAATAGTGGTTGCTCCCTTGGGTGTTTTTGTCATTATGATACGGAATTTTAGAAGTTATGTCGAATGGCTATAGAGATAAAGGAAGATTGTTAAAAGGGGTCGAAGTAAAAAGGCACGTGCCTTTTGCTTGAAGTCCCGTTTAGTTATGGTTTTATTAAAGCAGGAGGTCTTGTTTCATGAAGGAAGGCTCAAAAAAAGTTATTTCTGCACTGTGTTATTTTAGTTTGTTTTTCGCACCATTTTTATTTCCGATCGCTGTATATCTTATCGCAGATGAGCCTGAAGTGATGGAGCACGCGAAGAAATCATTTTTGTCCCATCTATTGCCCATTATTGCTGTTCCATTAGGTATTATTATCATTTTTGAAACGCAATATCATTTAGTCGCTATTATTATAAGTGCACTCATTTTTGGAACGCTGACATTAATTGTGATGATCTGGAATATTGTTAAAGGGATAAAGGTAATTGCTTCATAAACTAATTTTGTACAAGTAATACCGGAAAGTCTTAGTCATCTTAGAATCAGCCGACGCCGGTGACGGAACCCCATAAAAGGAGGCGTCAATGTATGGAAGAACGCAAAATGATTTTAAACATGCTGAACGAAGGTAAGATCTCTGTTGAAGAAGCGGAGAAACTTTTGTATGCCCTTAATGATAAGAAGAAGCTGCAGCTGAGCTCGATTGGTTCTCTCAATCTAAAAAAGAAAGCCGTGAATGGTGCAACCGCAGTTAAGTTGCCAACTTCCGGTTATAAAGTGGCAAAGTTTTTTGATCGCGTTGTAAAACGTATTAAAACGGTCGATTTCGACTTGAATTTTGGACCTTCTGAACCTGTTCACTATGTATTTCAAGATAGCCATGTCATGTTTCAGGCGATGGACGTCGAAGTTTACAACGGTTCAGTTACGGTCGTACCATGGGATCGAAAAGACGTACAAGTCGAATGCGATGCCCATGTGTATAAAGTGCCAGAAGGATCTTCGGCGAAAACAAAATTCAGAAATGAAACGTTCTATGATTGTGATGCCACTAAGATGCGATTCTATTCAAGAAACAAGCATCAAAAGGTGAACGCTGTAATCTCCATCCCAAGAGAAGCTTATGATGAGATCAAGATCACAACGTTTAATGGACCTGTGAAAATCAGTGATTCGCATGCTAGAACACTAACAGTTAAAACGACTGTAGGAGCGATTGCGATGAACCATTGTACGGGGGAGAACGTGAAAGCTTCTGCTGCTAACGGTTCATTAACGCTTAATGATTGTCAGTTTAAGGACGTAGAAGCAGAAACGATGAACGGACCTGTACGCCTTTCTGTAGATGCTTCACAAGTACGCTCAGAAACCATAAATGGTTCGATCTACTGCCGTTTTGCATCAGCAGTAGAAGGGTATGCATCTTTTAAGACGGTGACGGGAAAAATAGAAACAGAATTCCCAGAAACACTAGAGCTTGATGCCGTTCTTAAAACAATCGTTGGCGGATTCGTTTGTGATTTTGAATCCGTTGAGGTGCGTGAAGAAAAGAAAGAAGTGACTCGTAAGTTTCTTTCGTTTATCGCGAATCAAGGGAAGAGCTGGCCTTCATTTAAATTAGAGGCAGAAGCAAAAACAGGCTCTGTTGTGGTGTTAAAAGCGAAATAGAGGTGACATACATCATGAAAAAACTGAAAAGATCGAACGATGCTAAAATATCAGGAGTTTGCGGTGGAATTGCAGAGTATATGAATGTGGATCCGACGGTTGTACGATTAGGAACCGTTGCACTTGCACTGTTTACAGCAGTTATCCCAGTTGGTTTAGCCTATATCATCGCGCTAGCTGTTATGCCAGAGGATGGCGTATAGAATGATGAGTTGGTTAGCTTCTTTATTGATCAACACCATTGCACTAATGGTAGTAGCAGGGTACTTTGATGCTTTTCATATCGAAAACCTTAGTGCGGCTTTACTAGCTAGCGTTTTGTTATCGTTATTTAACGTCTTTCTAAAACCGATTCTGGTCCTGTTAACACTGCCTGTCACTATATTCTCTCTAGGTTTATTTCTAATCGTCATTAACGCAGCGCTTTTATCGTTAACGGCAGAATTGATGGGCAGCTCGTTTAACATCGATGGATTCGGAATGGCATTAATTGCAGCAGTCATCATTTCCCTTCTCAATATGTTCCTGACTAATTTTGTTTTGGAGCCTTTAAAAAAGAAGCGAAAAAGAAACTAAAATAGCAGTTCAATCAAATAAAATTTTTGAAAAAGCCTGTTTTCGTAAAACTTTGTTGCTTTTGAAAGTGTTGATTTCCGCTCCAGGCTGCTCGCTTTCCACGGGGCAGGCGGTGAGCCACATTCGTACGTTTCACTCTTAAGTGTCTCACCTGCCAGCCTGTCCCGTAGGAGTCTCACACCTTCCACTCCAATCAATTGTCAAAGGTGACAAGGAGTTCAAACCAACAATCTTTTAAAAAAGAAGGTTAAAAAAACTTCTTTCATACAAAGCTTGAAAAACCGGTGGATTTTCACCGGTTTTTCTTTTTTACATAGCTATGTTGATAATTATGTTCCCTTGTTCGTGCAGAGTGGGTTTTGTATAAAAGAAAAGATTGGCCACACCTTGGTACCTCTCTGTACGTCTTCTTGTTTATCACAATCAAATCAAAAATGCTCCTACGGTTGTTTTTTTCATCGGGTATAACTCATAATTATTTAAACTCTTTTTTTAAAAAAAACAACCTTGTCAGGGATTGGAGCGGAAGGGTACTGACTCCTGCGGGATCAGTGGGACAGGTGAGACCACTAAAGGCGCGAAGCGGCAGGGGGCTCACCGCCCGCCCCGCGGAAAGCATGTACCCTGAAGCGGAGATCCCCTCATCCAGATATGCTTTTTAAGAACCTCCCCGAAACAGATGCATTAACCAGTTTCCAAATTTTATATTTTATAGTAATATTAAGGTATTCTGTTTGAAAGAAAGGACCGAATGTGACCTGTATGCCAACATTTAACCTGTAATGGAAAACAATTTAGATCACTTCTCAACCGTTAAGAAACACCCTGTTTCTGACCACGGGAGAAGTCTGTCTACAACCCATTACAGAGGAAATACAGCGAACTGCAGTCCGTTATTTTCGGTAACATTGCATTCAAAGCTCTCCTTGTATTAGGGGGAGCTTTTTTTTACGTTCTGCAAGATATCAAATAGAAGTTGTATTTCTTCACTACTAATTCCAGAGGTGAAGAAAAATGCAGATTCAACAATATGCTTTAGCGCTAAACCAACAAATAAAGGCAGACACGGTAAAAAAACAGTGCAAAATGTGCGGTAAAGTGACCATGTTCACGGATACGACCATTCGCAGACACAACGCAAACGGAAAGAACATCTATCAGTTTGCGATATACAAATGTCCCAAAAACCATTCATGGAACAAAAAACTCAACATCTATAAATCGTTCACAGAGCATGTGGATCCTTTGTCGATCATTCCGACATCTTTTATAGAGATAGAACCAGGGAAAAAGATTACTTCCATGAAAAGAGGGGATTCTGCTTGCGAAATAAAGATAATATCGGTCAACGGAAGTTTTCGGATTGATCGAACACTAGCAGATCACCTAGAAGGTTGGAGCAGAACCGAAATTGCACAGAACATAAAAGCGGGTAAGATTCTGTTAAACGATTGTTTAACGAAACCAAGTCAAAAGCTTTCTGTTCATGATAAGATTTTTTTAGATGTAAAATAATTATATCCATCCCAGCCGTTTGCTTCGAACTCGATCAAACGGCATTTCTCTTTAAAAGGAGCTGGTGATCTTGCAAACAGAAAGGCTGAAATTCCGACCGTATAAGACTGAGGATTTTGCATTTTTCGCATCATTATGGGCAGATCCTGATGTCGTTCAATTCATCGGGAAAGGGGTAACTCGTTCAGAAGAAGAAGCTCGAAAAAGCTTTGATGAATGGTTAATTCCGGGATATCGTGATGGCAGAGGATTATTTCTTATGGAGCATAGGAAAAGTTTGTTTCCAATCGGTCACGCAGGTATAGTGCAGCAAATGATCGATGGAAAAAAAGAATATGAGATCGGCTTTTGGTTGGCTAAAGAATATTGGGGAAATGGTTACGCAACAGAGGCTGCTCAATACTTTAAAGAATACGCCATTCATGATCTAGGAATTACACGGTTGATCTGTCTGATTCAACGAAAAAATGTAAAGTCTGTGTCGGTCGCATCCAGATTAGGGATGACCCTCCAAAAAGAATCAACGTTTAATACGATACCTGTAGACGTTTACAGTTGGACAGAAAGTCAGAAATAACCCACTGTACTCTTTGGTTAATCGTTGGTTGAAGTGATACAATAGAATCATTGAAAAAAGTCGAGGAGGACCCAATGGCTAAGGTACATATTCATGAACTCATAAAAAAATTTCATCTAGAGCTTGTTAGTGGTGAAGAAGGCATCCACCGTACGATTCGAACGAGCGACATCTCACGGCCAGGTCTTGAGATGGCTGGTTACTTTACCTTTTATCCAGGAGAGCGATTACAGCTTCTTGGAAAAACAGAGCTGTCGTTTATTTCAGAGCTGGATCCTGAAACACGTATGGAGCGTTTAACCGCGCTTTGCACGGATGAGACTCCGGGAATCATCGTTTCGAGAGACATTGAAGTTCCTAAAGAACTGCTTAAAGCTTCTCATAAAAGTGGAGTACCGATTATGCGTTCACCGGTTACGACAACGCGTTTATCAAGTCGTATCACGAATTACTTAGAGAGTCGTTTAGCTCCAACGACTGCAAAGCATGGTGTACTAGTAGATATTTATGGAATTGGTGTGTTGATCACAGGTAACTCGGGTGTTGGAAAAAGTGAAACGGCTCTTGAACTCGTAAAACGAGGGCACCGGTTAGTAGCAGATGATTCGGTGGAAATCCGGCAGGAAGATGAAGATACACTGATCGGCAGCGCACCTGAACTCATACAGCATCTGCTTGAAATTCGAGGTCTTGGCATCATCAACGTGATGACGTTGTTCGGTGCTGGAGCGATCCGCAACTATAAAAAAATCTCAATCGTTATGAATCTGGAAGCTTGGGATTCTAAAAAAGTATATGATCGCTTAGGATTGGAAGAAGAGACAACCAAAATCATTGATACGGAGATACCGATCTTAACGATTCCTGTTCGTCCTGGACGAAACTTAGCGGTCATTATTGAAGTAGCAGCGATGAACTTCCGTTTGAAGAGAATGGGCATGAATGCCGCACAGCAATTCTCAGACCGTTTGACAGATGTTATTGAAGCTGGAGATGAAGAAGACCTATAAGAATGAGAAGGAAGTGTAGACTGTGGAAGAAACGATTCAACCTCTAAATCGTGTAGCACTCGAATTAGGGCCGCTCACGATCTATTGGTACGGACTTATTATTGGCTTTGGTGCGATGCTTGGTCTTTGGCTCGCAGTAAGAGAATCAGAGAGACGCGGGCTTGCTAAGGACACGTTCGTTGATGTAGTCATGATTGCAGTGCCTGTGGCCATTTTATGTGCAAGGCTTTATTATGTAGCGTTTGAATGGGATTTTTATAAAGACCATCCAGGGAAGATTCTTGCTGTATGGGAAGGTGGTATCGCGATTCATGGTGCATTGATCGGTTCCTTCTTAACAGCACTCGTTTTCTCGAGAGTAAAGAAGATCTCATTCTGGAAACTTGTTGATATCGCAGCACCTAGCATCTTGCTTGGGCAAGCGATCGGGCGCTGGGGCAATTTCATGAACCAAGAAGCTCATGGTGGAGAAGTGACGAGAAGCTTTTTAGAATCACTCATGCTGCCAGACTTTATTATCAATCAGATGTATATTGACGGAACCTATTATCATCCGACCTTTCTCTATGAATCGCTTTGGAGTTTCATAGGTGTTATCGTATTGCTTTATTTACGTCGTGTTAACCTTCACAGAGGTGAACTGTTCTTAACCTATATCATATGGTATTCGATCGGACGTTTCTTTGTAGAAGGACTTCGTACAGATAGCTTGATCGTTTGGGGAACTTCTCTTCGAATCGCACAAGTAGTGAGCTTGGTCTGGATTGCAGCGGCAGTGATCATCTGGATCTATAGAAGAAAAACAGGATTGGCTAAACAACGATATCTAGAAAGCTAAGGGAGGCGAATGAAAAGTGGGAACGTTAAAAAAAGGCACAATTGCAGGCTTAAAAACCACTTGGACGCTAGGGAAGATTATATTTCCTGTCACTTTACTCATCACGTTGTTGAGTCACACACCGGTGTTAGATTGGTTGATTTCTGTTTTAGCACCAGCTATGAAATGGATCGGACTTCCTGGTGAAGCGGCAATCCCGCTCGTTCTCGGTAATTTTCTAAATCTGTATGCAGGAATCGGGGGGATTTTGACCCTCGATTCTTTAACGGTGCAAGACGTGTTCATTCTTGCTGTTATGCTTTCGTTTTCTCACAACCTATTTATTGAGTCTGGTGTTGCAGCAAGTGTTGGCATCAAATTGTGGGTTATTCTTCTCGTGCGAATCGGCCTGGCGCTTTTCTCTGCTTTTATGATCAACCTTTTATGGGATGGCGGAACGGAAAAAGCGCAATACGGTTTTATCTCCAAGCCTGAAGCAGCACCGAACGGCTGGGGTGAGATCACGCTTACTGCTTTAGAAAAAGCATCACTCGGCATTCTGCAACTCGCACTTATTGTCATACCGCTCATGATTATCATGCAATTTATGAAGGACAAAGGATGGCTGAACAAGTTTTCGAACTGGATGGCTCCAGCTATGAAACTTTTAGGTATGAAAGAGAACACGTCCATGACGATGGCAGCTGGCCTTACGATTGGTCTCGCATATGGTGCAGGTGTGATGATGCAAGCTGCAAAAGAGGATGGCGTATCAAAGAAAGATCTGTATTTGGCTTTTATCTTTCTCGTAAGTTGCCACGCTGTGGTCGAGGATACACTTGTTTTTGTACCATTAGGCATTCCGGTTTTGCCGCTGTTAATCATCCGAGTAGTAACGGCGATCGTTCTTACGGTGTTAGTAGCTTACGTATGGAACAAGATGGAACGGAAAAATCGTTTAACAAGAAAGGAACGACAACATGAAACGCAACACCATACTATTTGATTTAGACGGAACATTAATCAATACGAACGAACTGATCATCGCTTCTTTTCTTTACACGCTAGATAAACATTTTCCAGAGCAATACAATCGTGAGAGCGTCTTACCGTTTATGGGGATGCCGCTCGTTGAGACGATGGAGCAGTTCGATAAAGAAAAAGTTTCAGACTTAGTCCAAACATACCGTGAACATAACATCTCACATCATGATGAATTGGTTACCGAGTTTGAAGGAGTTTTCGAAACGGTAGAAGAATTGTATAAAAAGGGCTACAAACTGGGCATCGTAACTACAAAAATGAGAAATACAGTCGAGATGGGCTTACGCCTTGTAGGTCTTGATCAATTTTTTCAAACCGTTGTTACACTGGATGACGTGAAAAACGCGAAGCCAGATCCGGAGCCTGTTCAAAAAGCACTAGCCTTGCTAGGTTCAGCACCAGAAGAAGCGATCATGGTAGGCGACAGCAAGTACGATATTCTTGCGGGTCAGAACGCTGGCACACAAACGGCGGGTGTAGCCTGGACCATCCGCGGCAACGATTATTTGCAGCAGTTTAATCCAGACTTCATGCTGAATGAAATGACGGATTTACTGGATGTTTTAGGAGAGAGATAATTGCGAAATACGGAGCGTTATCCGGTAAAAGGAAAAAACTCGTTGTACCAGGTGTATGACACTGTTCCGTTCTGGAAAGTGGTAAAGAATTTCATCGCCATACAAGTGGCTCGTTACACACCGTTTCTACCGATGAAAAATTGGATCTACCGTACTTTTTTGAAGATGAAGGTCGGTGAAGGAACAGCATTCGCATTGATGGTCATGCCAGACATCATGTATCCAGAACGCATTTCAGTAGGGAAGAACTGTGTGATCGGCTATAATACAACGATATTAGCTCATGAATATTTAATAAAAGAATACCGTTTGGGTGACGTAATCGTGGGCGATGAAGTGATGATCGGTGCGAACTCTACGATCCTCCCAGGCGTTACGATCGGTGACGGTGCGATCGTATCAGCTGGAACGCTCGTCCACAAAAATGTCCCAGAAGGGTCTTTCGTCGGTGGTAATCCGATGCAGGTCATCTACACGAAAGAAGAACGCTCTAAGAGGGAAATGGAAAGCTAGAAATTTGTCGTAAGTTCCCCTCTTGGGTTTTCTTGTTTTTCGTCGTATACTTAAAACAGGCAAAAAAGCGAAAGCTGGAGGCGCATACTATGAGAAGGAAATCATTCTCGATCGTATTTATGAAAAACACGTTTAAAATTGGACACCTCGTTGAAGACAACTGTCAGTCTCAGCATGCACCGAAAGCATCTCATCCTCAAAATAAGGCCGAACAATTGGCTGCCCGCGATACCTACCGTTTTCGGACGGCTGTGTCAAAAATGAAAGGCCATGGTCTTGTTAAGCATTACGAACTTCAAAGCAAACGTGCAAAGCTGGTTTTTTATGGCGACTATTCTACCTACAAACGTAACGTACCTCATATTGCGTTTACACGCGAACATTTTCAACACTACTTTGGAACAGAAGATTTAATCTGTGAATTTCTCCTTGATACTTCTATTTATTTATTTAAAGAACTCCATTTTTTAGAAGAGATCCAACTAGATATTCCGAGTCACGGCAAGATGTATACCGTCGAACTGACACGACAGGAACTGGATGAGTACATGAAGTGTGATCTGGCCGAAATGAAAGACGGTCATCACCATAGGTTCTTCTACATCTACCGAGACGAAGAGCTGGATCTATTTACGAATCAATTTGTAAAGGTCAAACGTTTAAGACGAAAAAAATTATAAAGTGATTAAAAACTGGCTCCCAATGTCTTATAAATGGGTACCAGTTTTTTTAATGTGTGAAGGACGTGGGGAATAGCGAGTAAAAGGCTTAGGGGCTAGTGACAAAACAGCGTAATTTGTCGAGGATTGCAGACTCGTGGATAAACAGCCAAAACTCGTGGATAAATAGCCAAAACTTCTGGATTGATTAGTCCTTTTGTGCCACGCCACCTTGTTTTGGCAGCTAACAAGCTCAATATTAGATGTCTTCCAAAAAAAATCTGTTCCTTTTGTCGAAAAATGTCTTTATAATAAAAATGTTCCTTTTTATAATTTTTAAAATATTGAAAGCGTTTTAACAACAAGATAAGGCAGGAGGAAAACTGAATATGAGTTATGGAGTAATTTTTTCAATTAGTGTG containing:
- a CDS encoding methyl-accepting chemotaxis protein; protein product: MKFNIRAKLISSFLVILSLLITISVVAFIKMDGMGKKAEEINEVWTPSLVYLGGMNGNISDIQRILLKLILTDEKSEIERLTGRIDETVLEMNERSGKYAPLIDSNKEQGVYDAFSADINAYIEGIPAVLQAKSADNITLANKLQLEMHTGWASADDHLRSLIEINEKGAALATKTSVDLFKDGAKFVTLFSIIAVLLGLGVALYISYLISKPLLLLSQQAGLISNGDLTGETLSVKSRDEIGDLARSFEQMKSNLILLITQIKGSSQMVAASSEQLLASAEQNSEATQQIAGSIQEMASGSDHQVKNVGESSLVISEMSAGIQQIASSALTVSTTSQNSLQLAYEGNQSMDNMVKQMETIEQSIQQTGKAIQSLGVRSLEIDQIVDVITNISSQTNLLALNAAIEAARAGEHGRGFAVVADEVRKLAEQSAASANQISQLIHSIQVDTKEAVQSMELGNKELVLGISLAQSSGESFRTILSSIEDVSQQVSEISSASEQVAVGTEQVVKSIDFVSELAVSSASGAQNVSAATEEQLASMEEIASSANSLSTMAEELQEATSQFKV
- a CDS encoding chemotaxis protein CheW, with the translated sequence MKDAFDEFKAVAFKIGSEEFAFHVEQILSIEKTQRVTVVPAMPKHVQGVINLRGTITPVINLSTLLFSDSELIPHEYSSQRYIVVKFEEKPFALVVDEATDVLDIPHDSIQMNTITDKNIPSYLSGISKLENRLITLINVDQLLISEASALKNETTNHPIGSEENEIQHSR
- a CDS encoding DUF4870 domain-containing protein, which codes for MKEGSKKVISALCYFSLFFAPFLFPIAVYLIADEPEVMEHAKKSFLSHLLPIIAVPLGIIIIFETQYHLVAIIISALIFGTLTLIVMIWNIVKGIKVIAS
- a CDS encoding DUF4097 family beta strand repeat-containing protein, with translation MEERKMILNMLNEGKISVEEAEKLLYALNDKKKLQLSSIGSLNLKKKAVNGATAVKLPTSGYKVAKFFDRVVKRIKTVDFDLNFGPSEPVHYVFQDSHVMFQAMDVEVYNGSVTVVPWDRKDVQVECDAHVYKVPEGSSAKTKFRNETFYDCDATKMRFYSRNKHQKVNAVISIPREAYDEIKITTFNGPVKISDSHARTLTVKTTVGAIAMNHCTGENVKASAANGSLTLNDCQFKDVEAETMNGPVRLSVDASQVRSETINGSIYCRFASAVEGYASFKTVTGKIETEFPETLELDAVLKTIVGGFVCDFESVEVREEKKEVTRKFLSFIANQGKSWPSFKLEAEAKTGSVVVLKAK
- a CDS encoding PspC domain-containing protein, with amino-acid sequence MKKLKRSNDAKISGVCGGIAEYMNVDPTVVRLGTVALALFTAVIPVGLAYIIALAVMPEDGV
- a CDS encoding phage holin family protein, encoding MMSWLASLLINTIALMVVAGYFDAFHIENLSAALLASVLLSLFNVFLKPILVLLTLPVTIFSLGLFLIVINAALLSLTAELMGSSFNIDGFGMALIAAVIISLLNMFLTNFVLEPLKKKRKRN
- a CDS encoding cytoplasmic protein, yielding MQIQQYALALNQQIKADTVKKQCKMCGKVTMFTDTTIRRHNANGKNIYQFAIYKCPKNHSWNKKLNIYKSFTEHVDPLSIIPTSFIEIEPGKKITSMKRGDSACEIKIISVNGSFRIDRTLADHLEGWSRTEIAQNIKAGKILLNDCLTKPSQKLSVHDKIFLDVK
- a CDS encoding GNAT family N-acetyltransferase; this translates as MQTERLKFRPYKTEDFAFFASLWADPDVVQFIGKGVTRSEEEARKSFDEWLIPGYRDGRGLFLMEHRKSLFPIGHAGIVQQMIDGKKEYEIGFWLAKEYWGNGYATEAAQYFKEYAIHDLGITRLICLIQRKNVKSVSVASRLGMTLQKESTFNTIPVDVYSWTESQK
- the hprK gene encoding HPr(Ser) kinase/phosphatase, translating into MAKVHIHELIKKFHLELVSGEEGIHRTIRTSDISRPGLEMAGYFTFYPGERLQLLGKTELSFISELDPETRMERLTALCTDETPGIIVSRDIEVPKELLKASHKSGVPIMRSPVTTTRLSSRITNYLESRLAPTTAKHGVLVDIYGIGVLITGNSGVGKSETALELVKRGHRLVADDSVEIRQEDEDTLIGSAPELIQHLLEIRGLGIINVMTLFGAGAIRNYKKISIVMNLEAWDSKKVYDRLGLEEETTKIIDTEIPILTIPVRPGRNLAVIIEVAAMNFRLKRMGMNAAQQFSDRLTDVIEAGDEEDL
- the lgt gene encoding prolipoprotein diacylglyceryl transferase → MEETIQPLNRVALELGPLTIYWYGLIIGFGAMLGLWLAVRESERRGLAKDTFVDVVMIAVPVAILCARLYYVAFEWDFYKDHPGKILAVWEGGIAIHGALIGSFLTALVFSRVKKISFWKLVDIAAPSILLGQAIGRWGNFMNQEAHGGEVTRSFLESLMLPDFIINQMYIDGTYYHPTFLYESLWSFIGVIVLLYLRRVNLHRGELFLTYIIWYSIGRFFVEGLRTDSLIVWGTSLRIAQVVSLVWIAAAVIIWIYRRKTGLAKQRYLES
- a CDS encoding nucleoside recognition domain-containing protein, yielding MGTLKKGTIAGLKTTWTLGKIIFPVTLLITLLSHTPVLDWLISVLAPAMKWIGLPGEAAIPLVLGNFLNLYAGIGGILTLDSLTVQDVFILAVMLSFSHNLFIESGVAASVGIKLWVILLVRIGLALFSAFMINLLWDGGTEKAQYGFISKPEAAPNGWGEITLTALEKASLGILQLALIVIPLMIIMQFMKDKGWLNKFSNWMAPAMKLLGMKENTSMTMAAGLTIGLAYGAGVMMQAAKEDGVSKKDLYLAFIFLVSCHAVVEDTLVFVPLGIPVLPLLIIRVVTAIVLTVLVAYVWNKMERKNRLTRKERQHETQHHTI
- the ppaX gene encoding pyrophosphatase PpaX, yielding MKRNTILFDLDGTLINTNELIIASFLYTLDKHFPEQYNRESVLPFMGMPLVETMEQFDKEKVSDLVQTYREHNISHHDELVTEFEGVFETVEELYKKGYKLGIVTTKMRNTVEMGLRLVGLDQFFQTVVTLDDVKNAKPDPEPVQKALALLGSAPEEAIMVGDSKYDILAGQNAGTQTAGVAWTIRGNDYLQQFNPDFMLNEMTDLLDVLGER
- a CDS encoding acyltransferase, producing MRNTERYPVKGKNSLYQVYDTVPFWKVVKNFIAIQVARYTPFLPMKNWIYRTFLKMKVGEGTAFALMVMPDIMYPERISVGKNCVIGYNTTILAHEYLIKEYRLGDVIVGDEVMIGANSTILPGVTIGDGAIVSAGTLVHKNVPEGSFVGGNPMQVIYTKEERSKREMES